One window from the genome of Parasteatoda tepidariorum isolate YZ-2023 chromosome 8, CAS_Ptep_4.0, whole genome shotgun sequence encodes:
- the LOC139426157 gene encoding zinc finger BED domain-containing protein 5-like: MFRDDNFIVKLTYLVDIFEKLSVPNKSMQGPQMHLLIQKDKVKAFIKKVELWKSNLQKNKIDMFPRLNLCPRDNIEANKNLFVEHLNGLLLQFSNYFGDLDFTKFAWIQNPFIDEEDDEFGLTSIEKKLSEFSCDTTLKHKFQTVSMVQFWLSLHTEYNTLSNKALKVLLPFATSYLCETGFSALAAMKSKYRARLVVEKEYE, translated from the coding sequence ATGTTTAGGGATGATAATTTTATCGTTAAACTTACATATTTGgttgacatttttgaaaaattgagtgTTCCTAATAAATCAATGCAAGGACCGCAAATGCATTTGCTTATACAAAAAGACAAAGtgaaagcatttattaaaaaagtggaGCTATGGAaatcaaatttgcaaaaaaataagattgaCATGTTTCCACGTTTAAATTTATGCCCCCGAGATAACATAGAAGCAAACAAAAATCTCTTTGTGGAACACTTGAATGGTTTGTTGCTtcaattttcgaattattttggTGATCTTGATTTTACAAAGTTTGCGTGGATACAGAATCCATTTATCGACGAAGAAGATGATGAATTTGGATTgacaagtattgaaaaaaaattgagtgaaTTTTCTTGTGATactacattaaaacataaatttcagaCTGTATCTATGGTTCAATTCTGGTTGAGTCTTCATACAGAATATAACACTTTGTCAAACAAAGCTTTGAAAGTACTGCTGCCGTTCGCAACGTCATATTTATGCGAAACGGGATTTTCTGCCTTGGCTGCAATGAAATCCAAATATCGAGCTCGTTTAGTTGTAGAAAAAGAGTACGAGTAG